A genomic window from Myxococcales bacterium includes:
- a CDS encoding IS5 family transposase has translation MGHDLGMNSRVHPKYKTKYRVSNWSDYDLALVQRGDITLWISEDAIASWNPAPSGRRGAQRKFSDHAIETAMTLRLIFRLPLRQAEGFLRSVLSLMGVDLEAPDHTTLSRRSQDLNVDLHRVAVNEPIHLIVDSTGLSIVGEGEWAAVKHRGRGKRAWKKLHVGVERSGLIVAEALTHGSADDAKTALDLVDGLGHGIASFTADAAYDTIAIYDAVGARGAKVVVPPMKTATRSRRKRPRPCARDRTIMRVREIGRRRWKKESGYHRQARVENTVFRYKAIIGDRLRARHQKSREAEAIIACNILNRMITLGRPVSCKIGG, from the coding sequence ATGGGCCACGATCTCGGCATGAACTCGCGAGTACATCCCAAATACAAGACAAAGTACCGCGTGAGCAACTGGTCTGATTACGACCTAGCCCTCGTGCAGCGTGGCGACATCACTCTGTGGATCTCAGAGGATGCCATCGCGTCGTGGAATCCAGCGCCGTCCGGTAGACGAGGTGCCCAGAGAAAGTTCTCCGATCACGCGATCGAAACGGCCATGACGCTCCGGCTCATTTTCAGGCTACCGCTTCGTCAAGCGGAGGGCTTCCTACGATCGGTACTGTCTTTGATGGGCGTCGATCTCGAAGCCCCAGATCACACCACCCTCTCTCGTCGTAGTCAGGACCTCAATGTCGATCTGCATCGCGTCGCAGTCAATGAGCCTATTCATCTAATCGTCGACAGTACAGGGCTGTCCATCGTCGGCGAAGGCGAATGGGCGGCAGTGAAGCATCGAGGACGTGGAAAGCGCGCCTGGAAGAAACTCCATGTCGGTGTCGAGCGATCTGGATTGATCGTTGCCGAGGCCCTGACTCACGGGAGTGCTGACGACGCGAAGACTGCCCTTGATCTCGTCGATGGACTTGGACATGGCATTGCAAGCTTCACGGCTGACGCAGCCTATGACACGATCGCGATCTACGATGCTGTTGGAGCACGCGGCGCCAAAGTCGTCGTTCCGCCGATGAAGACAGCGACGAGATCACGGAGAAAAAGGCCACGGCCCTGTGCTCGCGATCGCACAATCATGAGGGTGAGGGAGATCGGTCGCCGCCGGTGGAAGAAGGAGTCGGGGTACCATCGGCAAGCCCGCGTGGAGAACACCGTCTTCAGATACAAGGCGATCATTGGCGACCGGCTCCGTGCTCGTCATCAGAAGTCACGGGAAGCTGAGGCGATCATCGCCTGCAACATCCTAAACCGGATGATTACCCTCGGCAGGCCAGTA